CCAAGGTGATATTGATGCGGTCACCCGAGTGCTGAACTCACCCTGGTTGACGCAAGGACCTGTGGTGCCGCAATTTGAAACCAGTGTCGCCGCGGCCTGTGGCGCTGAATATGCAGTGGCTTGCAATAGTGCCACCAGCGCGTTGCATCTGGCCTGTTTAGCCCTGGGTGTTGGTCCGGGGGACTGGGTTTGGACTTCTCCTATCACCTTTGTGGCGTCAGCTAACTGTGGCCTGTATTGCGGTGCACAGGTGGATTTTGTCGATGTGGATCCGGCCAGTGGCAATCTGTGTCCCTTAGCATTAGCAGATAAGCTGGTGGAGGCGGCAAAAACCGGCACCTTGCCCAAGGTGATTATTGCGGTGCATTTGTGCGGTCATAGCTGTGATATGCAGGCGCTGGCTCACTTGACCCGACGGTACGGTATCTCCCTGATTGAAGATGCTAGTCATGGCATTGGCGGGCACTATAAGCAGCAGGCGATTGGCAGTTGTTATTACAGCGATATTACCGTGTTCAGTTTTCATCCTGTGAAAATTATCACGGCCGCGGAAGGCGGCATGGCGACCACCAATAATGCCGCGCTGGCAAAAACCATGTCACAGCTGCGCAGCCACGGTATCACAAAGCTTTCTGATGAGATGAACCGTCCAGATGAAGGGGATTGGTATTACGAGCAGCAGGCACTGGGGTTTAACTACCGCATGACTGAATTACAAGGCGCTTTAGGGCTGAGTCAGTTAGAACGGTTGACGGAATTTGTCCAGCAACGCAACGCGCTGGCTGAGGTTTACCATCAGCGTTTGTCCCAGTTACCACTGCAGTGGGTTGACCCTTTGGCAGGCAGTGTCAGTGCCCGCCATCTGCAGATGTTACGGCTTGATGATCCCACGTTGCGCCGTGCACTGTTTGACCGACTGAGGGGGCAGGATATTCAGGTTCATGTACATTATTATCCTGTCTATTTGCAACCTTACTATCAGCAACTGGGGTTTATGCCGGGCCATTGCCCCAACAGTGAAGATTTTTATCGTCGTATTCTGACCTTACCCTTGTTTCCTGATATGACAACCAGTCAACAAAACTGGGTTTGTGAAGCATTGGAGGCGGCACTGATATGACGCTTGCCATTATTCCTGCCCGCGGGGGCAGCCAACGCATTGCCAATAAAAATATCCGCGCTTTTCTGGGACGGCCGCTGCTGGCTTACAGCATTGATGCGGCTTGGAAGTGCGGCTTGTTTGAGCGAGTGATTGTCAGTACCGACAGTGACGAGATCGCTGCCATCGCTCGTGATTGGGGGGCAGAGGTGCCGTTTATGCGTCCGGCGGCATTGGCTGATGGCATGACAGGTACAACTGCGGTAATGCGCCATGCCTTGAGTGTCTTGGCCCAAACCGGGCCGTTACCATCATTAAGCTGCTGTCTATATGCCACGGCACCCTTGTTGCAAATTGCCGATTTACGGCTGGCTGGTTTACAGCTGCAGGCTGCGCCAGAGGTCGATTTTATCTTTGCTGCGACGGAATACGATTTTGCCGTACAGCGGGGATTGATCACAGATGAACAAGGAGGCGTCCAGCCAAGAGAGGCTGAGTTTATTGGTTGCCGCTCGCAGGATTTGCCACAGGTTTATCATGATGCAGGACAATTTTATTGGGGCCGCAGCCGGGCATTTTTGGCTGATGATGCTGCTGTTTTTGGCCCGGCATCCAGGCTCTACCTGCTGCCCAGGCGTCACGTGGTCGATATTGATACTGAAGCGGATTGGCAAGAGGCTGAGATCCGCGCTCAGATACTCAGACAACAGGGGGTGATGTGAATCTGGTTTTCAGGGTTGATGCCGGCATGCATACCGGGCATGGCCATGTAATGCGCTGCCTGACATTAGCTGGTGCCATGCAGCAGCGGGGTATTCCGGCGCGACATATTACCTTTTTATGCCGGGCACTGCCGGGGCATGCTGGTGACACTATTGCCGCCGCCGGTTACCGGGTGATCTGGTTAGCACAGGGCATTGATGATGAAGCGCTAGATGCCGCTGCATCCTGCCAGGCTTGGACCAATTTCAGCCAGGCAAAAATGGATTTACTGGTGGTGGATAATTATCGGCTTGGGCGAGAGTACTGTCGTGCCATGCGCCGCTGTAGCCGGTATCTGATGGTGATTGATGATTTAGCCGATCGGGATCATGACTGTGATCTGTTGCTGGATCAAAATCTGCTGCCGGGATTTCGTCAGCGTTACCTCAACCGGGTTCCCACTTCAACCCAATTACTGCTTGGGCCGGAATATCTTTTGCTGCGCCCGGAATTTGATCAGTGCCAGACGCTGCCCCGCGACAGTATTTTAGTCAGCTTTGGTGGCGGCGATACTCTGGCGTTGTCATGCCTTGCCGCGCGGGCCTTTCAGCGGCTTAATCCTCCCGATTTGACCTTGAATGTGGTTGTCGGTGGCGCGGCCGGACTGGATATCGGCAATGCCAAGCAGGTGTTTGCTCCGGACCCGCGCATTGTCTGGCATCACAACTGCCGCAATATGGCGCAGTTAATGTCCCGGGCGGTGATGGCTGTCGGTGCGGGTGGCACCAGCCATTGGGAGCGGCTCAGTATGGCGCTGCCTGCACTGGTCACTGTGGTGGCGGATAACCAGAAACAGACCACAGAATTACTGGCCAGGCAGGGTATGTGCGTCAGTCTGGGGGGCGTGGAGTCTGTTTCAGAAGCCGCCCTGGCCGATGCCATGGGGGCATTGCTGGCTGACCGGGCTAGTCGTGAAGCCATGGCCGAGCGAGCCAAGGCGATGATGCCAGCCAGACCCGGACGAGACCGGGTCGCTGGCGCCATGATGAGTTTACTGGGGGGATAAATGCAGCCATTTTCCATTGCTGGCCACCACGTCGGGCCAGAACATCCGGTACTGGTGATCGCTGAGTTGTCCGGTAATCATCATCAAAGTTTGGCGACGGCAAAAGCCATGATCAAAGCCGCGGCTGATGCCGGGGTACAGGCGATTAAGTTGCAGACTTACACCCCAGACACCATGACATTGGATATCAACCGGGATGAATTTCTTATCCGGGATGCAGATAACCTGTGGCAGGGAAAAAGCTTGTATCAACTGTATGCTGAAGCCATGACGCCCTGGGAGTGGCATCAGCCCTTATTTGATTATGCCCGCAGTTTAGGTTTACTGGCCTTCAGTACCCCTTTTGATGCTAGCGCCGTAGCGCTACTGGAGTCCCTTGAGGTGCCTTGCTACAAAATTGCTTCATTTGAAAATACCGATCATGCCCTGTTGGCGGCGGTCGCCAGTACCGGGAAGCCTGTGTTGCTGTCAACTGGCATGGCGACAGTGGCTGAGCTGGCGGACAGTGTGGCGGTATTGCGACGCCATGGGTGTGAGCAGTTGCTGCTACTAAAATGCACCAGCCATTATCCGGCAGACCCGGTTGATGCCAATTTGTTGACCTTACCCCATCTTCAATCCCTGTTTAACTGTCCGGTAGGGTTATCCGATCACACCTTAGGAATTGGGGTTGCGGTTGCCGCCGTGGCCCATGGTGCGTGTGTGGTGGAAAAACATTTTGTACTGGATCGCGCAGCTGGTGGCATCGACAGTGAGTTTTCGCTGCAACCGGATGAGTTTGCCACTTTGGTCACAGAAACAGAACGGGCACGACTGGCGTTGGGGGGCATTCGTTATGGCTGCAGTGAGCGGGAACAAGCATCGCGTAAATTCCGCCGCTCTTTGTATATCAGTGCTGATTTACAGCAGGGACAGTTGCTCAGTGCTGACAATGTGCGCGCAGTGCGACCAGGACTGGGGTTGCCGGTGAAATATTTGCCGCAGTTGCTGGGACGGCCGGTGCAGCGTGATGTCTGTGCGGGCACGCCGCTGCAATGGGAGTTGATTTGATTCGCGGGCCAATAAGCGGTCAGGCCGCAGAGAATTTACTGCCCGGACAAAGCTGCGAGGTTGGTGGCATCCGGGTACGCAGTTTTGGCACTGCAGGTGATGGCGTTGGGGGGTATGGCGTGGTGTTGTTGCCAGTCATGGCGCGGGATTTACCCCAACTGCGTCGCTGGCGCAACAGTGATGATATCCGGTTGCAAATGGTGGATACCGGGCATATTGGTGCCCATCAACAAAGGTGTTGGTTTGAACATTGCCGCGAGCAAGGCGGTCAGCGCCATTGGGTACTGCGGGCGCAGCGCCAGCGTGCTGGGTATGTCAATTTGAAATCCCCAGAGCCAGCGGTATTGACAGGTCAAAGCCGGGTGGATACCGGATTGTATGTGGCGCCTTCTGCGGTGCGCCATCCTATGCTGGCGTTATCTGCGGCCTTGTGTCAGTTAGATTATGCCTTTGAGCTGCAGGGAGTACAGTCGGTTTGCACTCAAGTGCGGCAGGATAATCATGCTGCATTGGGGCTGGATCAGTATCTGGGGTATCGGCAGGTTGGCCGCAGTGACGGTTTCATCCGCTTGGAGCTCAGTGATGAAAATTACCGGGTGGCAAGGGACAGATTGAGGAGATTTTATCGATGAAAACACTGGAGCAGATTTTTGCTGTTGCCCTCGGGCTGGATGAGCAGCAGATCCATGATGATTTGGGCTATAACACCATTGCCCAGTGGGACAGTGTGGCCCATATGGGGTTGGTGGCCATGTTGGAAGATCACTTCGGGGTACTGCTCAGTGCCAATGACATTATTGATATGAGCTCAGTGGCTCAGGCGCGGACAATTCTGCGTCGCAACGGCGCGCAACTCTAGTGTTGTTTAATCCGTCGCTGGACGGTAAACAGATCCTGCTCACCGGGGCGACAGGCGGCATTGGTCGGGCTATCGCCCGTACGCTGGCCTCGCTGGGGGCCGGGCTATGGCTCAACGGCCGGGATGAGCAAGCCCTATTGGGGGTGGCCGATGAGCTGGCTGCAGAGTTTAGTCTCAGTCCCAAAATCGTGGCGTTTGATGTTACGGATGCCAATGCGGTGCAGGTGGGGTTCAGTCAGATTTTTTCCCAAGGCGGGCTTGATGTACTGATTAATAATGCCGGCGTTATGTTGCCATCATTGCTGGGCATGGTGCGGGATGATGAGTTAGAGCAAACATTTGCCTGTAACAGTTTTGCTGTGCTGCATTGTTGTCAGTATGCCGCCAGATTAATGCAACGCCGAGGCGGTGGCTGCATTATCAATATGACCTCAGTGCTGGCCGCCAAAGGGGCTGCGGGGCAGAGTGTGTATGCGGGTAGCAAAGCGGCAGTGTGCGGTTTTACCAAGTCGCTGGCTAAGGAGCTAGCCGGCGATAATATCCGCGTTAATGCGGTAGCGCCGGGCATGATAGCAACGCCCATGTTAGAGGCGCTTTCCAGTGAAGTGTATCAACAAACCCTGGATGGGATTGCTTTGGGGCGCATTGGTCAGCCAGACGATGTGGCTGCACTGGTGGCGTTTTTGGTATCCGATCTGGCTGGTTATATCACGGGGCAGGTTATTGATATTGATGGAGGCATGTTGTGACGCAGGCGTTTATCAATAACAGGTTACTGGCCGCATTTTGCCCGGATAATCGGGCGCCTTTTTGGTGGGATAAGCAATCTGGCTGGCTCAGCTACGCCACGGCTGCGGCTGAAATCACGGCATTGCAGCAGCATTATACTAAGCCGCGACAACTGATCTATTTCCCCTTTGCCAATAGTCGGGCTCATGTGCTGCAGTATTTGGCGGCGCTGGGGACAGGCCAAGTGCTGATGTTAGCCGACCCGGCATGGTCTGTATCTCAACATCAGCAAAATTGCACCCGCTTTGCCGTGGATGCCTGGGTGGATGATACCGGCCAATTACAATATGGCCGTTATGGCTGCGAGGGAGAGTTACCGGATAAGGCGGGGGCTGAACAAGATGCGATCCATAACCAGTCCTTAGCTAGTGCTGCTATTGTAGCCGGTTCAACGCAACAAAATGTTGCTAAGCAAGCTTGTGACGAACACGCTCAGACCCATGCGCCACTACACCCGCAGTTGACCCTATTATTGCCCACCTCAGGCAGTACTGGCAGTCATAAGTGGGTGCGGTTATCGGCTGCGAATATAACCAGTAATGCTGAGGCCATTGCCGCTTATCTGACCTTAACCGCTGCGGATCGCGCCATTACTTCACTGCCTTTTTTCTATGCCTATGGCTTGTCGGTATTACACAGTCAGCTAATTGTTGGTGGGGCGATGGTGCATTGCCGGGCAACTATGCTGCAGCCAGCGTTCTGGCAATGTATGCGACAACATAATGTCTCCCATTTGGCCGGGGTACCATTTTCATTTCAAATGATGCTACGCGCCGGGTTTGAGCGGGCCGATTATCCCGCACTGCGGGTGCTGACGCAGGCTGGTGGCAGATTGGTTCCTGAATTAGTGCGTCATTTTGCCACTGAAGCACTGCAACTGCAGCAGCGCTTTTTTGTGATGTACGGTCAGACAGAGGCTGCGCCGCGTATGGCTTGGCTGGCGGAGCATGAAGCGGTGGATTACCCCGATGCCATTGGCCGCGCGCTGGCGGGTGGGGTGTTTATTTTGCGTGCTCTCGGTGCAGCTGACCATGGGGTTGATGATGTGGCCGATGATCTTAGCCGGGGGGAGCTTGTTTACCGAGGCCCTAATGTGATGATGGGCTATGCCAACGACAGAGCGATGCTGGCTCGTGGTAATGATTGTTCAGAGTTACTTACTGGGGATTTAGCGCGGCGGGATGGCCAAGGGCGTTATTACCTTTGTGGGCGAATAAGCCGTTTTATCAAACTTTACGGTCGGCGCATTAATTTGGTGGATGTGGAAGCCTTTTTACACCGGGAGGGGCACACTAGTGCATGCCTTGCCAATGACGAGTTACTGGAGGTTGCATTGGAGGCTCCGGCCGTGTTGGCCCAGGTGCAAAAAAGCCTTTGCCGTTGGTTATCTTTGCCTCCAGGTGCGGTTCGTTTACATCAACTGACCGCATTGCCTCGTACCGCCAGTATGAAGGTGGATTATCCCGCGTTAACCCGGCAGTTAAGCCGCGGTGCATCTTAGGGGAGGGCAGACAGCACTATGTCACAGTCACCCCAGAGTGTAGCGCCAATGATAACCTCAACGACGCCAGCTGATACTGACTCTACAGATGATATTGAGTCATCTTGGTCTATGCCTGATGCATTTGGGCTTGGTCAGCAGGATAAAGCTGCGCGGCTATTAGCGCGACTTAACCGCCTGACGGTACACCATGCCAACAATTGCCCTCCTTACCGGCAATTGTTGCAAGCATTTACGCTGTCACCATCCAACACGGGCTACCAGTCGAGCAATGATTACAGTCAATTGCCTTATGTGGCATCTGGACTATTTAAAGCCGTAAGGTTACTCAGTGTTGCCGAAGCCGATGTGCTGCGGGTAATGCGCTCTTCAGGTACGGGGGGGCAGGCATCACAGATAATACTCGACCGACAGACAGCTGCGGCTCAGAGCCAAGCATTGGTGACAATAATGCAGTCATTTCTAGGGCCGGATCGTTTGCCTATGCTGCTATTTGAGCCCCCGGGATATGTCCATAGTCATGGCCGTTTCAGTGCCCGTGGTGCAGGCGTGCTGGGTATGGGGCTATTGGGGCGAGATCATCATTATGCGCTTAATGAGGATATGAGTCTGAACTGGGCGGTGATCAATCGTTTTACCGATCGCTATGCCGGGCAAAGAACGCTGCTTTTTGGCCTCACTTTTGTTATCTGGCAGCAGGTTTTGCAAGTTTTAGCCAATCAACCGCGAACGTTAGCACTGGATGGCGGCATTTTAGTGCATGGCGGCGGCTGGAAAAAACTGCAGCATCAGGCGGTGGACAATCAGGCATTTAATCAGGTGTGTGCTGAACAGCTCGGTATCACCCAGGTGCATAACTATTACGGCATGATGGAGCAGGCAGGCTCAGTGTTTGTTAGCTGTGCCCAAGGGCATTTTCATGCGCCGCTGTGCAGTGATGTACTGGTGCGTCATCCCATTACTTTGATGCCACAGCCTGAGGGGGAAGCTGGGCTGCTACAGGTGCTGTCAGCCTTGCCGCTGAGCTACCCGGGACACAGTATTTTGACTGAGGACTTAGGGATATTACTGGGAGAGGATGATTGTCCCTGTGGCAGGCGCGGGCGTTATTTTACTGTGCTGGGACGGCAACAGGGTTCGGAGGTGAAAGGATGCAGCGATACATTTTCTTAGCCGCTAGCGATAGTCAACCTGTGGGGTATGGTGTGATGGCTGCTTGGGCACCAAATGATCTGCCAAATGTTGAACCGGGTGTTAAGCCTAGGAGTGAACTGGATTTTAAGCTTGAAGGCGGAGCACGCTTAGACCAAAACTTCAGTTTGCATAAGCGTCAGAGCCAGAGCCAGAAGCAGAGCCAAGATAAGCCGCTTTATGAATCTGTTGATGAAGACATTGCCGCGCCACATGATTGGCAGCAAGTCCCCGAGGTTGAACAGGTCTTGCCCGGCACAGACTGGCAAGATTTTACCCCTTCACCATTGCCTGCCTTTGCACCTGAGATCCTGAGTTTTCTGGCGCATTTGTCCCAGCGATTAATACAGGCCGGTACACAACAGCCGGATTTGGCGGCATTGGGGTTTTTATTGCGTCCAGCACAGTTAGCTGCTCAGCAGCAACGCCTTGGAAATAATCATGCTCTTGGCTTGGTATTTCACTTGGTGCCTTCCAATGTGCCGGTAGTGGCATTTTATTCTTGGGCGATTGCACTGTTGCTGGGCAATGCCAATGTGGTGCGTTTGTCCTCCAAGCGTAGTGAGACACAACAGCAGATCCTAGCCATAGTGCAGCAACTACTGACGCAGCGCCGTTGGCAGGATATTGCCCGGCGTAACCGTTTTATCCGCTATCGTCACTCAGATGATAGTGCGAATGACAGCACAACTAGTCACGATGAAGTGACCGCGTGGTTTAGTGCCCGCTGCCGCTTACGGGTGATTTGGGGCGGTGATAATACGGTTGGTGCGGTGCGGGCAGTGCCCTTAGCCCCCCGTGCAGCTGAACTGGTGTTTGCCGATCGGCAATCAATCGCTGTGTTAGATAGCCGTTGGTTACGCTTGTGTTGTTCGGCGCAGTTAGCTGCCATCGCGGCCGGTTTACAACAAGATTGCTGTCGCTTCAATCAGCAAGCTTGTTCATCCCCCACCGGATTTATCTGGTTGGGGCAGCCAGAGCCTGAGCTACGTAAACAATTATTGCAGATGATTTTTGCTCCCTTTGCTCACGATGCAGCCGCAGTGATGCAGCGTTTAGTCGGCTTGCAGCAGTATTTATGTTTATCTGCTGCACCTATTCATGTAGAGCAGTTGGCTGGGGTCAATATTGTTCAGCCGGGTAATGGGCCGTTATTACAGCATGCTGGTGGCGGGGTAATTGCCGAGTGGGTACTTGATGATGCCCAGTGCCTCTTGGATATGCCGTGGGATATACAGACTTGTGTATTAGCCGGGGATGCATCATTACGCCAATTGCTATTGGCGCAGTGTGGAAGGTTGCAGTTGGATAGGGTGGTTCGGCCGGGACAGGCGTTGGCACTGGACTGGTATTGGGATGGCATGGATTTACCCGCCCGGTTCAGCCGCAGTGCCAGACAAGGGTAAGGCTCTAGGGTCTGCTGACGTTTCGTGATTGAATTTTGTTCGAGATAAAAGCGTTTTAATCGCGGCGAGTGGTTTGCCGCCTAGTTATTCTAAGCAAGAACCGCTCAACAAAGAGTAAAACGCTTTTAGCTGAACCCATCGGGCAGCGTTTGAGGCTCCTTTCTACTGCGTTATCGGCTTATCAGGTAGCGCACTAGCAAAGCCTCTGCCTTGTATAAAGAATCCTCAAATCGCTGCAAAAACAAACTTGAAAGGTCAACAGACCCTAGCAAGAAAGAGCAGTATTTTTCATCTGGCCCAAACCGGAATGAGTGCCAAAACGACAGGAGTGAAACACAGTGCAAGGGAGTGCAAAACAGACCCGTTTGGAGAGCTTGGCCGCTGTCGGACCGGGGCAGAGTCACCCGCAACAGTATGTCCTGTTTGGATGTGGCAGTGGCGGGAAAACGGCCTTAGCTCGATTACAACGCGAAGGGGTGGCGGTCACAGCTCTATGTGATAACGATGCATCCCTGTGGGGACAGGAATATCAAGGCTTGCCGATTATGGCGCCGGCGGTATTACTTGGTAGTGAAACAGCCATTGCCAGCACCGCTGTGCCGACTTTAGTGGCAGGCCGGCACATTCACTGGCTGATTGCCAGTGGTTATTCCCCGGCGATAGTGCAGCAGTTACAGCAGGCCGGCGTGTCAACTGATGCTATCTGCGTCTTACCTCAGCATTATTTAAAGTCATTTAATTTTTCCTATGCGCCGGCACGGATGCTGGCCGAAAACTTGCTTCTGTCTTGCTGTCACTATTTTGACCGACAACAACTGATGTATTGGCTGGATTTTGGCACCTTGCTGGGATTGGTGCGAGATGGGGAGCTGATCCCTTGGGATTCAGATTTGGACTGTGCTATGCCCAAAGAGGATTTTGACCGTTTGTGTCAGCAGTTGCCTAAGTTGACAGCAGTTTTATCCCGGGCGTTAGGGCGGGAGGTTACCGCTCGACTGATTGATGGGCAATTTGTGGCTCCCAGTCGGGTGCTGTTGACGGTGACATTGGTGGAGGCTGAATTGAATATGGATATTTTTTGTCGGGTATTTCCAAAAGATAAGGATGCTTTACCTACGACAATCGCCTTAGAAGATACCGCTGATACTGATTGTGAAATCGAAATAATGTCCCGGCGGGTACCGGCTCAGGCCGCGTTTTTTCACCATGCCGAGCCGCTCTATTGGCGGGGCAGGCGTTTACACATCCCCGCCGGATTTGAACCGTACCTGAGCCATGTTTATGGACCTGATTGGCGTGTAGCGAACCGTAACTGGACCTTGCATACCCAGTAAGACAGTGGAGCCAGCTGCGAGTAGTGCTGGCATAACAAGCGCTGAGCCAAATCGCGCATTGATAATGTGAAGACGGAGACCCCTTATGACTCGATTACTGGTGGATGCACAGGACAGCCGACACAGTCTGGATAAAGCGGCAGTACGGCAGTTTTTTGATATCCGCGCCAATAAAGCCGCCACCCTGGGGTTAGACCGGGCGGTGATTTATCAGGATAAACATCCTGAGTTAGCCCAAGCGCGGGATAAGGCGGAAAAGCAGCGTCTAAGACCATATTTGGCCCTGGCCGCGGATGACAGAGTACTGGATATCGGCTGCGGTACTGGCCGCTGGGCTGATGAAGTGCTACCCCAATGCGGGACATATCTTGGGGTGGATATCTGTGATGGTTTTATCCAGTTGGCGCGGGAGCGATTTGCCCATTGTAGCCATGCCTGTTTTTGCCAACTGGGGGCGGAAGATGTCGGTTTATTACCGGCAGGGCCTGAAGAGCAATTCCAGTTAGTGCTGTCCATGGGGGTGATGATTTACCTCAATGATGCGGAGCTGCAGCGGTATTTAGATGGCTTATGTCGTTTAGTCGCGCCGGGCGGGCGGGTTATTTTCCGTGAGCCGGTCGGGCTAGATAAGAAGCTGGTACTGAGTGAGCATTATTCAGCTGAAATGGGTCAGGATTATCACGCTATTTACCGCACTGAGGCTGAATTGCAGCAGTATTTTGTCGCATCACTGGCTCGCTGCGGTTTTCGCTGCCGTGCCAGCGGCAATATGTTTGATGACAAGCTGAATAACCGTCAAGAAACCGGGCAGCAATTCTATCTGTTTGTACGGGAAGGCGCATGAAAACGGCATTTTGCTTTGACTTAGATGGCACTGTCACCACCACGGAAATTTTGCCCTGTATCGCCTCTGAGTTGGATATTGCCGAGGAGATGGCGGTACTCACCCAAGCCACCATGGATGGACTGATTGATTTTCGGGCATCATTTCGGCTGCGGGTGAGGCTGCTT
This region of Shewanella sp. NFH-SH190041 genomic DNA includes:
- the pseC gene encoding UDP-4-amino-4,6-dideoxy-N-acetyl-beta-L-altrosamine transaminase, which gives rise to MIPYGRQSISQGDIDAVTRVLNSPWLTQGPVVPQFETSVAAACGAEYAVACNSATSALHLACLALGVGPGDWVWTSPITFVASANCGLYCGAQVDFVDVDPASGNLCPLALADKLVEAAKTGTLPKVIIAVHLCGHSCDMQALAHLTRRYGISLIEDASHGIGGHYKQQAIGSCYYSDITVFSFHPVKIITAAEGGMATTNNAALAKTMSQLRSHGITKLSDEMNRPDEGDWYYEQQALGFNYRMTELQGALGLSQLERLTEFVQQRNALAEVYHQRLSQLPLQWVDPLAGSVSARHLQMLRLDDPTLRRALFDRLRGQDIQVHVHYYPVYLQPYYQQLGFMPGHCPNSEDFYRRILTLPLFPDMTTSQQNWVCEALEAALI
- the pseF gene encoding pseudaminic acid cytidylyltransferase, which translates into the protein MTLAIIPARGGSQRIANKNIRAFLGRPLLAYSIDAAWKCGLFERVIVSTDSDEIAAIARDWGAEVPFMRPAALADGMTGTTAVMRHALSVLAQTGPLPSLSCCLYATAPLLQIADLRLAGLQLQAAPEVDFIFAATEYDFAVQRGLITDEQGGVQPREAEFIGCRSQDLPQVYHDAGQFYWGRSRAFLADDAAVFGPASRLYLLPRRHVVDIDTEADWQEAEIRAQILRQQGVM
- the pseG gene encoding UDP-2,4-diacetamido-2,4,6-trideoxy-beta-L-altropyranose hydrolase → MNLVFRVDAGMHTGHGHVMRCLTLAGAMQQRGIPARHITFLCRALPGHAGDTIAAAGYRVIWLAQGIDDEALDAAASCQAWTNFSQAKMDLLVVDNYRLGREYCRAMRRCSRYLMVIDDLADRDHDCDLLLDQNLLPGFRQRYLNRVPTSTQLLLGPEYLLLRPEFDQCQTLPRDSILVSFGGGDTLALSCLAARAFQRLNPPDLTLNVVVGGAAGLDIGNAKQVFAPDPRIVWHHNCRNMAQLMSRAVMAVGAGGTSHWERLSMALPALVTVVADNQKQTTELLARQGMCVSLGGVESVSEAALADAMGALLADRASREAMAERAKAMMPARPGRDRVAGAMMSLLGG
- the pseI gene encoding pseudaminic acid synthase, which encodes MQPFSIAGHHVGPEHPVLVIAELSGNHHQSLATAKAMIKAAADAGVQAIKLQTYTPDTMTLDINRDEFLIRDADNLWQGKSLYQLYAEAMTPWEWHQPLFDYARSLGLLAFSTPFDASAVALLESLEVPCYKIASFENTDHALLAAVASTGKPVLLSTGMATVAELADSVAVLRRHGCEQLLLLKCTSHYPADPVDANLLTLPHLQSLFNCPVGLSDHTLGIGVAVAAVAHGACVVEKHFVLDRAAGGIDSEFSLQPDEFATLVTETERARLALGGIRYGCSEREQASRKFRRSLYISADLQQGQLLSADNVRAVRPGLGLPVKYLPQLLGRPVQRDVCAGTPLQWELI
- a CDS encoding GNAT family N-acetyltransferase, whose amino-acid sequence is MGVDLIRGPISGQAAENLLPGQSCEVGGIRVRSFGTAGDGVGGYGVVLLPVMARDLPQLRRWRNSDDIRLQMVDTGHIGAHQQRCWFEHCREQGGQRHWVLRAQRQRAGYVNLKSPEPAVLTGQSRVDTGLYVAPSAVRHPMLALSAALCQLDYAFELQGVQSVCTQVRQDNHAALGLDQYLGYRQVGRSDGFIRLELSDENYRVARDRLRRFYR
- a CDS encoding acyl carrier protein → MKTLEQIFAVALGLDEQQIHDDLGYNTIAQWDSVAHMGLVAMLEDHFGVLLSANDIIDMSSVAQARTILRRNGAQL
- a CDS encoding SDR family NAD(P)-dependent oxidoreductase, with protein sequence MLFNPSLDGKQILLTGATGGIGRAIARTLASLGAGLWLNGRDEQALLGVADELAAEFSLSPKIVAFDVTDANAVQVGFSQIFSQGGLDVLINNAGVMLPSLLGMVRDDELEQTFACNSFAVLHCCQYAARLMQRRGGGCIINMTSVLAAKGAAGQSVYAGSKAAVCGFTKSLAKELAGDNIRVNAVAPGMIATPMLEALSSEVYQQTLDGIALGRIGQPDDVAALVAFLVSDLAGYITGQVIDIDGGML
- a CDS encoding AMP-binding protein; the encoded protein is MTQAFINNRLLAAFCPDNRAPFWWDKQSGWLSYATAAAEITALQQHYTKPRQLIYFPFANSRAHVLQYLAALGTGQVLMLADPAWSVSQHQQNCTRFAVDAWVDDTGQLQYGRYGCEGELPDKAGAEQDAIHNQSLASAAIVAGSTQQNVAKQACDEHAQTHAPLHPQLTLLLPTSGSTGSHKWVRLSAANITSNAEAIAAYLTLTAADRAITSLPFFYAYGLSVLHSQLIVGGAMVHCRATMLQPAFWQCMRQHNVSHLAGVPFSFQMMLRAGFERADYPALRVLTQAGGRLVPELVRHFATEALQLQQRFFVMYGQTEAAPRMAWLAEHEAVDYPDAIGRALAGGVFILRALGAADHGVDDVADDLSRGELVYRGPNVMMGYANDRAMLARGNDCSELLTGDLARRDGQGRYYLCGRISRFIKLYGRRINLVDVEAFLHREGHTSACLANDELLEVALEAPAVLAQVQKSLCRWLSLPPGAVRLHQLTALPRTASMKVDYPALTRQLSRGAS
- a CDS encoding acyl-protein synthetase; translated protein: MSQSPQSVAPMITSTTPADTDSTDDIESSWSMPDAFGLGQQDKAARLLARLNRLTVHHANNCPPYRQLLQAFTLSPSNTGYQSSNDYSQLPYVASGLFKAVRLLSVAEADVLRVMRSSGTGGQASQIILDRQTAAAQSQALVTIMQSFLGPDRLPMLLFEPPGYVHSHGRFSARGAGVLGMGLLGRDHHYALNEDMSLNWAVINRFTDRYAGQRTLLFGLTFVIWQQVLQVLANQPRTLALDGGILVHGGGWKKLQHQAVDNQAFNQVCAEQLGITQVHNYYGMMEQAGSVFVSCAQGHFHAPLCSDVLVRHPITLMPQPEGEAGLLQVLSALPLSYPGHSILTEDLGILLGEDDCPCGRRGRYFTVLGRQQGSEVKGCSDTFS
- a CDS encoding acyl-CoA reductase, whose translation is MQRYIFLAASDSQPVGYGVMAAWAPNDLPNVEPGVKPRSELDFKLEGGARLDQNFSLHKRQSQSQKQSQDKPLYESVDEDIAAPHDWQQVPEVEQVLPGTDWQDFTPSPLPAFAPEILSFLAHLSQRLIQAGTQQPDLAALGFLLRPAQLAAQQQRLGNNHALGLVFHLVPSNVPVVAFYSWAIALLLGNANVVRLSSKRSETQQQILAIVQQLLTQRRWQDIARRNRFIRYRHSDDSANDSTTSHDEVTAWFSARCRLRVIWGGDNTVGAVRAVPLAPRAAELVFADRQSIAVLDSRWLRLCCSAQLAAIAAGLQQDCCRFNQQACSSPTGFIWLGQPEPELRKQLLQMIFAPFAHDAAAVMQRLVGLQQYLCLSAAPIHVEQLAGVNIVQPGNGPLLQHAGGGVIAEWVLDDAQCLLDMPWDIQTCVLAGDASLRQLLLAQCGRLQLDRVVRPGQALALDWYWDGMDLPARFSRSARQG